From a region of the Paenibacillus lutimineralis genome:
- a CDS encoding ABC transporter substrate-binding protein — protein MLMVGLLAACGSGSSGNKEAAPNGNSDGAKAGEQVTVEFWTISLQPTFNDYFDKLIAEFESQNPNVKIDWKDYPYDAVLNKLMTNISGGDAPDVVNLNTELANQMGTKDALVDFNQELTAEQKAAYFPGIYSSTEMNGKAFALPWYTGLPVLFMNKDLVEKAGLNPDNPPKTKQELNEWGRQIKEKTGAYGYIFTMEARTLLEENLPFLSDDYKKAAFNTPEVEEYINENLQLLKDGVIPKDIINYDKQVQYFASEQVAMSLSSSPFINKIKTAAPDVYNKMLAVPSPVGKAGIRYSNTMNIVVPSATKHKKEAVDFAVFVSNAANQLEFSKIANTLPSTVESAKDPFFSENDGTLEGMAKTVSAVSLDKAEDFYIGVESAKDVNEKVTKALQEIYLNGADAKKTLTQAENEVNKILGN, from the coding sequence ATGTTGATGGTGGGTCTATTGGCGGCGTGTGGTTCGGGTTCGTCTGGTAATAAGGAGGCGGCTCCGAACGGCAACAGCGATGGTGCAAAGGCAGGGGAACAAGTCACTGTAGAGTTCTGGACGATCTCACTGCAGCCGACCTTCAATGATTACTTCGACAAATTGATTGCTGAATTTGAATCCCAGAATCCGAATGTCAAGATTGATTGGAAGGACTACCCTTACGATGCCGTACTAAACAAACTAATGACGAATATCTCGGGTGGCGATGCACCGGATGTAGTAAACCTTAATACGGAACTTGCCAATCAGATGGGAACGAAGGACGCATTGGTTGACTTTAACCAAGAGCTGACGGCAGAACAGAAAGCGGCTTATTTCCCAGGAATCTACTCCTCAACGGAGATGAACGGCAAAGCATTCGCGCTCCCTTGGTATACGGGTCTGCCAGTCTTATTCATGAATAAAGATCTGGTGGAGAAAGCAGGACTTAATCCAGACAATCCACCGAAGACGAAGCAGGAGTTGAACGAATGGGGACGTCAAATCAAAGAGAAAACTGGAGCCTACGGTTACATTTTCACGATGGAGGCGCGCACTCTGTTAGAAGAGAACTTGCCATTCCTGTCTGACGATTATAAGAAGGCAGCTTTCAATACACCGGAAGTAGAAGAGTATATCAACGAGAACCTACAGTTGTTGAAAGACGGCGTCATTCCAAAAGACATCATCAATTACGATAAACAAGTACAATACTTCGCAAGTGAGCAAGTGGCTATGTCCTTGTCCAGCTCTCCGTTCATTAACAAGATCAAGACAGCGGCGCCGGACGTTTACAACAAAATGCTTGCCGTTCCAAGTCCGGTTGGCAAAGCGGGCATCCGCTATTCCAACACGATGAACATCGTTGTGCCTTCGGCAACAAAACATAAGAAAGAAGCGGTAGACTTCGCTGTATTCGTCTCCAATGCAGCCAATCAGCTTGAATTCTCGAAGATCGCAAATACATTGCCTTCCACAGTAGAGAGTGCCAAGGATCCGTTCTTCTCGGAGAATGATGGAACTCTGGAAGGGATGGCCAAGACTGTATCTGCAGTCAGCCTCGATAAAGCCGAGGATTTCTACATCGGCGTTGAGAGTGCTAAAGACGTTAATGAGAAAGTTACTAAAGCATTGCAGGAAATTTATTTGAACGGTGCTGATGCGAAGAAGACATTGACTCAAGCTGAGAATGAAGTGAACAAAATCTTGGGCAACTAA
- a CDS encoding MurR/RpiR family transcriptional regulator, giving the protein MSTIQGMGKTLLNIHSNLNGLTKAEQKVAQYILDNASDIIYHSVTELAEKADVGETTVLRLCRKLKFQGFQDFKLSLAQDLVKPIDNLHQEITEDDDSTALNEKIIANHIRTLEQTRELAVSDQLGKAINALLRARCIYFFGVGSSGLTAMQAAHSFSRIGKLSSAKVDTHFQAMEAALMTKDDVAVGISISGSTKDTIENLTLAKKTGATVIAITSNARSPITKVADISLLMIARENPLQGSSLSAKISQLAVIDILNVAVSLQMKDEALKTREITARAISEKLY; this is encoded by the coding sequence TTGTCAACCATACAAGGGATGGGGAAGACACTCCTAAATATACACAGTAATCTGAACGGGCTTACCAAGGCCGAGCAAAAAGTGGCGCAATATATTCTGGATAACGCCTCCGATATTATTTATCATTCCGTGACCGAGTTGGCGGAAAAAGCCGATGTTGGAGAAACAACGGTGCTGCGTTTATGCCGGAAGTTAAAGTTTCAAGGATTTCAAGATTTCAAGTTGTCATTGGCGCAGGATCTGGTGAAGCCGATCGATAATTTGCATCAAGAAATAACAGAGGATGATGATTCGACTGCGTTGAATGAGAAAATAATAGCCAATCATATCCGCACCTTGGAGCAGACAAGAGAACTAGCGGTTTCCGATCAGTTAGGTAAAGCGATCAATGCGTTGCTCCGGGCTCGCTGTATTTATTTCTTTGGCGTCGGTTCGTCTGGATTAACAGCGATGCAAGCGGCACATAGCTTCTCGAGAATTGGCAAACTAAGCAGCGCCAAAGTGGATACTCATTTTCAAGCTATGGAAGCAGCCTTAATGACCAAGGATGACGTGGCAGTCGGTATTTCGATCTCCGGAAGCACGAAGGATACGATTGAAAATTTGACCTTGGCTAAAAAGACGGGCGCAACTGTCATCGCCATCACAAGCAATGCCCGTTCTCCAATTACGAAGGTTGCGGATATCAGCTTGCTGATGATCGCCAGGGAGAATCCACTGCAAGGCAGCTCCCTCTCCGCCAAAATCTCACAGCTGGCCGTCATCGATATTCTGAATGTGGCCGTTTCGCTGCAAATGAAGGACGAGGCGCTAAAAACCAGAGAAATAACAGCCCGAGCAATTTCCGAGAAACTTTATTAG
- a CDS encoding carbohydrate ABC transporter permease — MRRKPLRFTKSLLLYGALILLAIFMMGPFLWILSVSLMPGKNVFSSPPAIFPTFIDFDNYVQVWNYMDFPRYLMNTVIIALMGVVMNIFFSCLTAYPLAVFRFKGRDLIFALLVMTMIIPAAAGMVVNYLTVKALGLMGGFLAVVLPSAVTVFNIFLMRQAFMGMPHELRDSGKVDGASEFRIWLQLSLPIVKPAIAVIGLLEFQGMWNSFLWPMIVLNDTKQYPIASALSFLNGQFAYNFGWIAAGTVISVIPIIIVFLCTQKYYMEGVSGAVKG; from the coding sequence ATGAGAAGAAAACCACTTCGTTTTACGAAATCATTATTGTTGTATGGAGCTTTGATTCTGCTTGCCATTTTTATGATGGGACCATTTCTATGGATACTCAGTGTGTCGCTCATGCCCGGCAAGAATGTGTTCAGCTCTCCGCCGGCGATCTTCCCGACATTTATCGACTTCGATAATTACGTCCAAGTGTGGAATTACATGGACTTTCCAAGATATTTAATGAATACCGTCATTATTGCTCTGATGGGTGTCGTTATGAACATCTTCTTCTCCTGTCTAACGGCCTATCCACTCGCCGTATTTCGGTTCAAAGGACGGGATCTTATCTTTGCCTTACTGGTGATGACGATGATTATCCCAGCTGCAGCCGGGATGGTCGTCAACTACTTAACGGTGAAGGCACTAGGTCTGATGGGTGGGTTCCTTGCAGTCGTGCTTCCTTCGGCGGTTACCGTGTTCAATATATTCCTAATGAGACAGGCGTTTATGGGCATGCCTCATGAGCTGCGCGATTCCGGTAAAGTGGACGGGGCTAGCGAATTTCGAATTTGGCTGCAATTATCCCTACCGATTGTGAAGCCGGCGATTGCCGTTATCGGGCTATTGGAGTTTCAGGGGATGTGGAATAGCTTCCTCTGGCCGATGATTGTGCTGAATGATACGAAGCAATATCCGATCGCGTCCGCACTCAGCTTTTTAAATGGACAATTTGCCTATAATTTCGGTTGGATCGCCGCTGGGACCGTCATTTCGGTTATACCGATTATCATCGTGTTCCTGTGCACCCAGAAATATTATATGGAAGGTGTATCCGGAGCAGTTAAGGGATAG
- a CDS encoding carbohydrate ABC transporter permease: MKRTPFFTRFGKSEASVAWFFMAPGLILLALFVFWPIIYSVPLALTNYSVIGKTEFVGFDNFVKALQDRSYITSLVNSLLYVIVVPFIQIFSILMAILVNSNVKGIKIFRTAYYIPVVTSMVAVALIWGWLLNQNGVINYVLSSVGLMKERITWLSNKDTALWTLMFITMWKGLGYYMMIYLAGLQSIPKDLVEAAMIDGANRMQTIRKITIPLLKPYVFFCTLISLMAAIRVFDEVFILTMGGPGDATLTSSLYIYKQGFQQFNFGYSSALGLIVSVMIAVLSIVIFRFNRKGGVNPY; this comes from the coding sequence ATGAAAAGGACACCCTTCTTTACCAGATTCGGCAAGTCAGAAGCGTCAGTTGCTTGGTTCTTCATGGCACCGGGTTTGATCCTACTGGCCCTTTTTGTCTTTTGGCCGATTATTTACAGCGTACCGCTGGCGCTGACGAATTACTCCGTTATAGGCAAGACCGAATTTGTCGGTTTTGATAATTTCGTCAAAGCATTACAGGATAGGAGCTACATTACGTCACTGGTCAACTCGCTTCTATATGTAATTGTTGTACCATTTATTCAGATCTTCTCTATTCTTATGGCGATTCTAGTCAACAGCAATGTCAAAGGAATTAAAATCTTCCGTACTGCTTATTACATTCCTGTAGTCACTTCCATGGTTGCAGTAGCGCTTATTTGGGGCTGGCTGCTCAACCAGAATGGGGTCATAAACTATGTGCTGTCCAGTGTAGGTTTAATGAAAGAGCGAATTACCTGGTTGTCCAACAAAGATACAGCACTGTGGACACTGATGTTCATTACGATGTGGAAGGGCCTTGGCTACTATATGATGATTTATTTGGCAGGATTGCAATCCATTCCAAAGGATCTGGTAGAGGCTGCGATGATCGATGGCGCGAACCGAATGCAGACAATTCGTAAAATTACAATTCCGCTGCTGAAGCCGTATGTATTTTTCTGCACGCTTATTTCACTAATGGCGGCAATCCGTGTGTTCGATGAAGTGTTCATCCTGACGATGGGTGGACCGGGGGATGCAACTTTAACATCGAGCTTGTATATTTATAAGCAGGGTTTCCAGCAATTTAATTTTGGCTACTCTTCGGCACTTGGTTTAATTGTCAGCGTCATGATTGCCGTGCTTAGTATCGTCATCTTCAGATTCAACCGGAAGGGTGGTGTCAATCCATATTAA